Proteins from a genomic interval of Xanthomonas sp. AM6:
- a CDS encoding NTP transferase domain-containing protein, whose product MDARREVTLGILAGGRAQRLGGRDKAWLQRDGQPLVLGLAQALAPSVAAVLVSANRMRPRYAAAGLQALPDRVAAPPGAARSLGPIAGLDALAAACATPWLLTLPVDLCRLPPTLLDRLIAASGAGEGAYAEDDDGVQPLVALYRVAVLRPALAAALASGRYAPSALQQRLAMARVRLTGVTFGNLNTPQDLHAAGILPAP is encoded by the coding sequence ATGGACGCGCGGCGCGAGGTCACGCTGGGCATCCTCGCCGGCGGCCGCGCGCAACGCCTGGGCGGCCGCGACAAGGCCTGGCTGCAACGCGACGGGCAGCCGCTGGTGCTGGGCCTGGCGCAGGCGCTGGCGCCGTCGGTGGCGGCGGTGCTGGTCAGCGCCAACCGCATGCGGCCGCGCTATGCCGCCGCCGGGCTGCAGGCGCTGCCCGACCGGGTCGCCGCGCCGCCGGGCGCCGCGCGCTCGCTGGGGCCGATCGCCGGCCTGGATGCATTGGCCGCCGCCTGCGCGACGCCGTGGCTGCTGACCTTGCCGGTGGACCTGTGCCGCTTGCCGCCCACGCTGCTGGACAGGCTGATCGCGGCCAGCGGCGCCGGCGAGGGTGCCTATGCCGAGGACGACGACGGCGTGCAGCCGCTGGTGGCGCTGTACCGCGTCGCCGTGCTGCGGCCTGCGCTGGCGGCGGCGCTGGCCAGCGGGCGCTACGCGCCGAGCGCCCTGCAGCAGCGGTTGGCGATGGCCCGCGTGCGCCTGACCGGGGTGACGTTCGGCAACCTCAACACGCCGCAGGACCTGCACGCAGCGGGTATCCTGCCGGCGCCATGA
- the glp gene encoding gephyrin-like molybdotransferase Glp, which produces MNDYPTRIAYSEALAIVAAVAQSRPLPAERLALPRADGRILLEPLDAPIDLPPFANSAMDGFALRHADLAADAPSLLRLAGEQFAGEDLRQALGAGECLRITTGAPLPAGADTVVIKENVVERDGQVQVPAALVAGAHVRARGEDVRAGERVLEAGVALTPSRIGLAAALGVAQLAVAARPTVAVFATGDELVEPGMPLRPGQIYNSNRDMLMAQLRLLGLEPTAWPTLPDDPQRIERMLADAASAFDVVLTCGGVSAGEKDYLPRLLAERGRIHFWKVRMRPGMPLLFGELDRALFLGLPGNPVSVLATFLAIGRPLLDALQQRTEPRPQWRARLASGWDKRHDRLEFLRGRMRCDAHGQLWAEPNPADGSHRLRGAADSDVLLRLDEGARRFDAGEVVEVFAY; this is translated from the coding sequence ATGAACGACTATCCCACCCGCATTGCCTATTCCGAGGCGCTGGCCATCGTCGCCGCCGTCGCCCAGTCGCGGCCGTTGCCCGCCGAACGCCTGGCGCTGCCGCGCGCCGACGGCCGCATCCTGCTCGAACCGCTGGACGCGCCGATCGACCTGCCGCCGTTCGCCAACAGCGCGATGGACGGCTTCGCGCTGCGCCATGCCGACCTGGCCGCCGATGCGCCGAGCCTGCTGCGCCTGGCTGGCGAGCAGTTCGCCGGCGAGGACCTGCGGCAGGCGCTCGGCGCCGGCGAATGCCTGCGCATCACCACCGGCGCGCCGTTGCCGGCGGGCGCCGATACGGTGGTGATCAAGGAGAACGTGGTCGAGCGCGACGGCCAGGTGCAGGTGCCGGCCGCGCTCGTCGCCGGCGCGCACGTGCGCGCCCGCGGCGAGGACGTGCGCGCCGGCGAGCGCGTGCTCGAGGCCGGCGTGGCATTGACGCCGTCGCGGATCGGCCTGGCCGCCGCGCTCGGCGTGGCGCAGCTGGCGGTGGCGGCGCGGCCGACCGTGGCGGTGTTCGCCACCGGCGACGAGCTGGTCGAGCCGGGCATGCCACTCAGGCCCGGGCAGATCTACAACAGCAACCGCGACATGCTGATGGCGCAGCTGCGCCTGCTCGGCCTGGAGCCGACCGCGTGGCCGACGCTGCCGGACGATCCGCAGCGGATCGAGCGCATGCTCGCCGATGCCGCCTCGGCGTTCGACGTGGTGCTGACCTGCGGCGGCGTGTCCGCCGGCGAGAAGGACTACCTGCCGCGGCTGCTGGCCGAGCGCGGCCGCATCCATTTCTGGAAGGTGCGCATGCGCCCGGGCATGCCGCTGCTGTTCGGCGAGCTGGACCGCGCCCTGTTCCTGGGCCTGCCGGGCAATCCGGTGTCGGTGCTGGCGACCTTCCTGGCGATCGGGCGGCCGTTGCTGGACGCGCTGCAGCAGCGTACCGAGCCGCGCCCGCAATGGCGCGCGCGGCTGGCCTCGGGCTGGGACAAGCGCCACGACCGCCTGGAGTTCCTGCGCGGGCGCATGCGCTGCGACGCGCACGGGCAGCTGTGGGCGGAACCGAACCCCGCCGACGGTTCGCACCGGCTGCGCGGCGCGGCCGACAGCGACGTGCTGCTGCGCCTGGACGAGGGCGCGCGCCGCTTCGACGCCGGCGAGGTGGTCGAGGTGTTCGCGTACTGA
- the moeB gene encoding molybdopterin-synthase adenylyltransferase MoeB: MSIRELTPQQAHARIARGARLIDVREEHERASGMAEGALGVARAQLQDAPAAHLGATDAEVILICQSGRRSHEAALFLQQAGYSAVASVLGGTTQWQRDGLPLQRPALAPEQQEFFERYSRHLRLPEVGIEGQRRLQGARVLLVGAGGLGSPAGFYLAAAGVGQLRIADDDVVDRSNLQRQILHTEARVGQPKVASAAAALGALNPGVAVEAVRERVTAANVERLLQDVDVVLDGSDNFPARYLLNDACVKLGKPLVYGAVQRFEGQVSVFDAGRHRGQAPCYRCLFPEPPPPEFAPSCAEAGVLGVLPGIVGLLQANEVLKLLLGIGEPLRGRLLYFDALAMRFRETRLAADPQCPLCAPGLAFPGYIDYAQFCGAET, encoded by the coding sequence ATGAGCATCCGAGAGCTGACCCCGCAGCAGGCCCATGCGCGCATCGCCCGGGGTGCGCGGCTGATCGACGTGCGCGAGGAACACGAGCGTGCATCCGGCATGGCCGAGGGCGCGCTCGGCGTTGCGCGCGCGCAGCTGCAGGACGCGCCGGCCGCGCATCTGGGCGCGACCGACGCCGAGGTGATCCTGATCTGCCAGAGCGGCAGGCGCTCGCACGAGGCGGCGCTGTTCCTGCAGCAGGCGGGTTATTCCGCGGTGGCTTCGGTGCTGGGCGGCACCACGCAGTGGCAGCGCGACGGATTGCCGCTGCAGCGGCCGGCGCTGGCGCCGGAGCAGCAGGAGTTCTTCGAGCGCTATTCGCGCCACCTGCGCCTGCCCGAGGTCGGGATCGAGGGCCAGCGCCGGCTGCAGGGCGCGCGCGTGCTGCTGGTCGGCGCCGGCGGGCTGGGTTCGCCGGCCGGCTTCTACCTGGCCGCGGCCGGGGTCGGCCAGCTGCGCATCGCCGACGACGACGTGGTCGATCGCAGCAACCTGCAACGGCAGATCCTGCACACCGAGGCGCGGGTCGGGCAGCCCAAGGTGGCTTCGGCCGCCGCGGCGCTGGGCGCGCTGAATCCCGGGGTGGCGGTGGAGGCGGTGCGCGAGCGGGTGACCGCGGCCAATGTCGAGCGCCTGCTGCAGGACGTGGACGTGGTACTCGACGGCTCGGACAATTTCCCGGCGCGCTACCTGCTCAACGACGCCTGCGTGAAGCTGGGCAAGCCGCTGGTGTACGGCGCGGTGCAGCGCTTCGAGGGCCAGGTCAGCGTGTTCGACGCCGGCCGCCATCGTGGCCAGGCGCCGTGCTACCGCTGCCTGTTCCCCGAGCCGCCGCCGCCGGAGTTCGCGCCCAGCTGCGCCGAGGCCGGCGTGCTCGGCGTGCTGCCCGGCATCGTCGGCCTGCTGCAGGCCAACGAGGTGCTGAAGCTGCTGCTGGGCATCGGCGAGCCGCTGCGCGGGCGCCTGCTGTACTTCGACGCGCTGGCGATGCGCTTCCGCGAAACCCGCCTGGCCGCCGACCCGCAGTGCCCGCTGTGCGCGCCGGGGCTGGCGTTCCCCGGCTACATCGATTACGCGCAGTTCTGTGGGGCGGAAACCTGA
- a CDS encoding monovalent cation:proton antiporter-2 (CPA2) family protein, with the protein MTNAVDSSELIKVVALLGAAVVAVPVFRRLGLGSVLGYLAAGLAIGPFGFGWFADPQAILHVAELGVVMFLFVIGLEMRPSHLWSLRKQIFGLGTLQIVVCAAVLTGVGLGLGMPLPVAFIAASGFVLTSTAVVMQLLGERGDIALPAGQKIVAILLFEDLLIVPLLAVVAWMAPVPTAIDAPSRWIGIGIGAAAIVGLLVAGRWLLNPLFRLLAAAKAREVMTAAALLVVLGAALLMQLGGLSMAMGAFLAGVLLSESTFRHQIEADIEPFRGILLGLFFLGVGMALNLAVVAANWTLILSGVLAFMAAKAACIYLVARVTGSGHAQALDRGVLMAQGGEFAFVLFAAAGAAGVIDAQVNANLTAIVVLSMALTPLFVLLYRRWAPVEAPSLDGVEAADGLTGSVLIIGFGRFGQVASQSLLARDVDVTIIDNDIEMIQSAAEFGFKIYYGDGTRLDVLHASGAHSVRAIAVCIDNREAANRIVELATQEFPHAKLLVRSYDREHSLKLIAAGVDYQIRETFESAVEFGQAALIELGMAEDEAAGIAREIRRRDAERLELEIAAGDVRAGSGLMYGNITPAVPRPTPFTPPRRESRTLNPEAVPAAEAADERRDD; encoded by the coding sequence ATGACCAACGCAGTCGACAGCAGTGAATTGATCAAGGTGGTGGCGCTGCTCGGCGCCGCCGTGGTGGCGGTGCCGGTGTTCCGCCGCCTGGGGCTGGGCTCGGTGCTCGGCTATCTCGCCGCGGGCCTGGCGATCGGGCCGTTCGGCTTTGGCTGGTTCGCCGATCCGCAGGCGATCCTGCACGTGGCCGAACTGGGCGTGGTGATGTTCCTGTTCGTCATCGGGCTGGAGATGCGGCCCTCGCACCTGTGGAGCCTGCGCAAGCAGATCTTCGGCCTGGGCACGCTGCAGATCGTGGTCTGCGCCGCGGTGCTGACCGGGGTCGGGCTGGGCCTGGGGATGCCGCTGCCGGTCGCCTTCATCGCCGCGTCCGGGTTCGTGCTCACCTCCACCGCGGTGGTGATGCAATTGCTCGGCGAGCGCGGCGACATCGCGCTGCCGGCCGGGCAGAAGATCGTCGCGATCCTGCTGTTCGAGGACCTGCTGATCGTGCCGTTGCTGGCGGTGGTGGCGTGGATGGCGCCGGTGCCGACCGCGATCGATGCGCCCTCGCGCTGGATCGGCATCGGCATCGGCGCGGCGGCGATCGTCGGCCTGCTGGTGGCCGGGCGCTGGCTGCTGAACCCGCTGTTCCGGCTGCTGGCCGCGGCCAAGGCGCGCGAAGTGATGACCGCCGCGGCGCTGCTGGTGGTGCTGGGCGCGGCGCTGCTGATGCAGCTCGGCGGGCTGTCGATGGCGATGGGCGCGTTCCTGGCCGGGGTGCTGCTGTCCGAGTCCACCTTCCGCCACCAGATCGAAGCGGACATCGAGCCGTTCCGCGGCATCCTGCTCGGGCTGTTCTTCCTCGGCGTGGGCATGGCGCTGAACCTGGCGGTGGTGGCGGCGAACTGGACGCTGATCCTCAGCGGCGTGCTCGCCTTCATGGCGGCCAAGGCCGCCTGCATCTACCTGGTCGCGCGCGTCACCGGCAGCGGCCACGCGCAGGCGCTGGACCGCGGCGTGCTGATGGCGCAGGGCGGCGAGTTCGCGTTCGTGCTGTTCGCCGCGGCCGGCGCGGCCGGGGTCATCGATGCGCAGGTCAACGCCAACCTGACCGCGATCGTGGTGCTGTCGATGGCGCTGACCCCGCTGTTCGTGCTGCTGTACCGGCGCTGGGCGCCGGTGGAGGCGCCGTCGCTGGACGGCGTGGAGGCCGCCGACGGGCTCACCGGCAGCGTGCTGATCATCGGCTTCGGCCGCTTCGGCCAGGTCGCCAGCCAGTCGCTGCTGGCGCGCGACGTGGACGTGACCATCATCGACAACGACATCGAGATGATCCAGAGCGCGGCCGAGTTCGGCTTCAAGATCTACTACGGCGACGGCACCCGGCTGGACGTGCTGCACGCCTCCGGCGCGCACAGCGTGCGCGCGATCGCGGTGTGCATCGACAACCGCGAGGCGGCCAACCGCATCGTCGAGCTGGCCACGCAGGAATTCCCGCACGCCAAGCTGCTGGTGCGCTCGTACGACCGCGAGCATTCGCTGAAGCTGATCGCCGCCGGGGTGGACTACCAGATCCGCGAGACCTTCGAGTCGGCGGTGGAATTCGGCCAGGCCGCGCTGATCGAACTGGGCATGGCCGAGGACGAGGCCGCGGGCATCGCCCGCGAGATCCGCCGCCGCGACGCCGAGCGCCTGGAGCTGGAGATCGCCGCCGGCGACGTGCGCGCCGGCAGCGGCCTGATGTACGGCAACATCACCCCGGCGGTGCCCAGGCCGACGCCGTTCACGCCGCCGCGGCGCGAGAGCCGCACGCTCAATCCGGAAGCGGTGCCGGCGGCGGAGGCGGCGGACGAGCGTCGTGACGACTAA
- a CDS encoding lysophospholipase, whose protein sequence is MLRHLGIVAAIAVAAYLVVCALLYLGQRELLYFPQATRVAPAQTDFVLQRSPALSLRGWRVNPGRDKVLLYFGGNAEDLRQARAQLGPLLPDYSVYLLAYRGYGASDGAPNEAALVGDALALYDHVRSAQPQAEIAVLGRSLGSGVASQLAARRPLARLVLVTPFDSLASAAQAHYPWAPVRWLLRDRYDSASALRAYRGQLLVLRAGRDQVVPASSTQRLLDSLAQAPTVVALPRAGHDDISADPRYAQALRGFLR, encoded by the coding sequence ATGCTGCGCCACCTGGGCATCGTCGCGGCGATCGCCGTCGCCGCCTACCTGGTCGTCTGCGCCCTGCTCTACCTCGGCCAGCGCGAACTGCTGTATTTCCCGCAGGCGACCCGGGTGGCGCCGGCGCAGACCGACTTCGTCCTGCAGCGCAGCCCCGCCCTGTCGCTGCGCGGCTGGCGGGTCAATCCGGGCCGCGACAAGGTGTTGCTGTATTTCGGCGGCAATGCCGAAGACCTGCGCCAGGCCCGCGCGCAGTTGGGTCCCCTGCTGCCGGACTACAGCGTGTACCTGCTGGCCTATCGCGGCTATGGCGCCAGCGACGGCGCGCCGAACGAGGCCGCGCTGGTCGGCGATGCGCTGGCCCTGTACGACCACGTGCGCAGCGCCCAGCCGCAGGCCGAGATCGCCGTGCTCGGCCGCAGCCTGGGCAGCGGCGTGGCCAGCCAGCTGGCGGCGCGGCGGCCGCTGGCGCGGCTGGTGCTGGTCACCCCGTTCGACAGCCTGGCCTCGGCGGCGCAGGCGCATTACCCATGGGCGCCGGTGCGCTGGCTGCTGCGCGACCGCTACGACTCGGCCAGCGCGCTGCGCGCCTATCGCGGCCAACTGCTGGTGCTGCGCGCCGGGCGCGACCAGGTGGTGCCGGCGTCGAGTACGCAGCGGCTGCTCGATTCCCTGGCGCAAGCGCCCACCGTGGTCGCACTGCCGCGCGCCGGGCACGACGACATCAGCGCCGATCCGCGCTATGCGCAGGCGTTGCGGGGGTTCTTGCGCTGA
- a CDS encoding DUF1244 domain-containing protein, protein MTDTTRIEAAAFRRLLQHLNHDRSDVQNIDLMILAGFCRNCLADWYREAAAAEGQTLSKEQARERVYGMPFAEWKAQFQAEATPEQLAAFADAQRRHG, encoded by the coding sequence ATGACCGACACCACCCGCATCGAGGCCGCCGCGTTCCGCCGCCTGCTGCAGCACCTCAACCACGACCGCAGCGACGTGCAGAACATCGACCTGATGATCCTGGCCGGCTTCTGCCGCAACTGCCTGGCCGACTGGTACCGCGAGGCCGCCGCCGCCGAAGGCCAGACGCTGAGCAAGGAGCAGGCGCGCGAACGCGTCTACGGCATGCCGTTCGCCGAGTGGAAGGCGCAGTTCCAGGCCGAAGCCACGCCCGAGCAGCTGGCCGCCTTCGCCGACGCGCAGCGCCGGCACGGCTAG
- the folD gene encoding bifunctional methylenetetrahydrofolate dehydrogenase/methenyltetrahydrofolate cyclohydrolase FolD, producing the protein MTDSAPVSPVPARILDGRRIADALLDQLKARVDARLAAGQPRPGLAVVLVGGDPASTVYVRNKRRAAEKVGIEAFDHDLPAGTSEAELLALIDRLNADPKVHGILVQLPLPGIPDASRLIHRIDPRKDVDGFHPENVGHLALREFGLRPCTPRGIVTLLGHTDQPVRGRNATIVGVSNHVGRPMALELLIAGCTVSCCHKFTPADVLQARVRDADILVVAVGRPGLIPGEWVKPGAVVIDVGINRLDDGRLVGDVGFDAAAQRASWITPVPGGVGPMTVATLMQNTIEAADAAGMTSHSAV; encoded by the coding sequence ATGACCGACTCCGCGCCCGTCTCCCCCGTTCCGGCCCGCATCCTCGACGGGCGGCGCATCGCCGACGCGCTGCTCGACCAGCTCAAGGCGCGGGTCGACGCGCGGCTGGCCGCCGGGCAGCCGCGGCCGGGCCTGGCGGTGGTGCTGGTCGGCGGCGATCCGGCCTCCACGGTGTACGTGCGCAACAAGCGCCGCGCGGCGGAAAAGGTCGGCATCGAGGCGTTCGACCACGACCTGCCGGCCGGCACCAGCGAAGCCGAGCTGCTGGCGCTGATCGACCGCCTCAATGCCGATCCCAAGGTGCACGGCATCCTGGTGCAGCTGCCGCTGCCGGGCATCCCGGACGCCAGCCGGCTGATCCACCGCATCGATCCGCGCAAGGATGTGGACGGCTTCCATCCGGAGAACGTCGGCCACCTAGCGCTGCGCGAATTCGGCCTGCGCCCGTGCACGCCGCGCGGCATCGTGACCCTGCTCGGGCATACCGACCAGCCGGTGCGCGGCCGCAACGCGACCATCGTCGGGGTCAGCAACCACGTCGGCCGGCCGATGGCGCTGGAACTGCTGATCGCCGGCTGCACGGTCAGCTGCTGCCACAAGTTCACCCCGGCCGACGTGCTGCAGGCGCGGGTGCGCGACGCCGACATCCTGGTGGTGGCGGTGGGCCGCCCGGGCCTGATCCCCGGCGAGTGGGTCAAGCCCGGCGCGGTGGTGATCGACGTCGGCATCAACCGCCTGGACGATGGCCGCCTGGTCGGTGACGTCGGCTTCGACGCGGCCGCGCAGCGCGCCAGCTGGATCACCCCGGTCCCGGGCGGGGTGGGGCCGATGACCGTGGCCACGCTGATGCAGAACACCATCGAGGCCGCCGATGCGGCCGGGATGACCAGCCATTCGGCTGTGTAA
- the guaB gene encoding IMP dehydrogenase, which yields MLRIQAEALTYDDVSLVPAHSIVLPKDVSLETRLTRDLRLKLPILSAAMDTVTEHRLAVAMAQLGGIGIIHKNLTPAQQAAEVAKVKKFEAGVITEPFTVGPETTIGEVLKLTRARNISGVPVVDGSELVGIVTSRDMRFEKKLDDPVRHIMTKKDRLVTVREGASDEEVLQLLHRHRIEKILVVNDSFELRGLITVKDIQKKTDNPNAAKDASTRLLVGAAVGVGGDTEQRIELLAAAGVDVVIVDTAHGHSQGVIDRVAWVKKNYPQLQVIGGNIVTGDAALALMDAGADAVKVGVGPGSICTTRVVAGVGVPQITAVDMVAEALQDRIPLIADGGIRYSGDIGKALVAGASTVMVGGLFAGTEEAPGEVELFQGRSYKSYRGMGSLGAMEKGSKDRYFQDASDADKLVPEGIEGRVPYRGPLSGIIHQLVGGLRATMGYVGCATIEEMRTKPKFVTITGAGQRESHVHDVQITKEPPNYRMG from the coding sequence ATGCTGCGCATCCAGGCTGAAGCTCTTACCTACGACGACGTTTCGCTCGTCCCCGCCCACTCGATCGTCCTGCCGAAGGACGTCAGCCTGGAAACCCGGCTGACCCGCGACCTGCGCCTGAAATTGCCGATCCTGTCGGCGGCGATGGACACGGTGACCGAGCACCGCCTGGCGGTGGCCATGGCCCAGCTCGGCGGCATCGGCATCATCCACAAGAACCTGACCCCGGCGCAGCAGGCCGCCGAAGTGGCCAAGGTCAAGAAGTTCGAAGCCGGCGTGATCACCGAGCCGTTCACCGTCGGCCCGGAAACCACCATCGGCGAAGTGCTGAAACTGACCCGCGCGCGCAACATCTCCGGCGTGCCGGTGGTCGACGGCAGCGAGCTGGTCGGCATCGTCACCAGCCGCGACATGCGCTTCGAGAAGAAGCTCGACGATCCGGTCCGCCACATCATGACCAAGAAGGACCGCCTGGTCACCGTGCGCGAAGGCGCCAGCGACGAGGAAGTGCTGCAGCTGCTGCACCGCCACCGCATCGAGAAGATCCTGGTGGTCAACGACAGCTTCGAGCTGCGCGGCCTGATCACGGTCAAGGACATCCAGAAGAAGACCGACAACCCCAACGCCGCCAAGGACGCCTCCACGCGCCTGCTGGTCGGCGCGGCGGTGGGCGTCGGCGGCGACACCGAGCAGCGCATCGAGCTGCTCGCCGCGGCGGGCGTGGACGTGGTCATCGTCGACACCGCGCACGGCCACTCGCAGGGCGTGATCGACCGCGTGGCCTGGGTCAAGAAGAACTACCCGCAGCTGCAGGTGATCGGCGGCAACATCGTCACCGGCGATGCCGCGCTGGCGTTGATGGACGCCGGCGCCGACGCGGTCAAGGTCGGCGTGGGCCCGGGCTCGATCTGCACCACGCGCGTGGTCGCCGGCGTCGGTGTGCCGCAGATCACCGCGGTGGACATGGTCGCCGAGGCGCTGCAGGACCGCATCCCGCTGATCGCCGACGGCGGCATCCGCTATTCGGGCGACATCGGCAAGGCGCTGGTCGCCGGCGCCTCCACGGTGATGGTCGGCGGCCTGTTCGCCGGCACCGAGGAAGCCCCGGGCGAGGTCGAGCTGTTCCAGGGCCGCAGCTACAAGAGCTACCGCGGCATGGGCAGCCTGGGCGCGATGGAGAAGGGCAGCAAGGACCGCTACTTCCAGGACGCCTCCGACGCCGACAAGCTGGTGCCGGAAGGCATCGAAGGCCGCGTGCCGTACCGTGGCCCGCTCAGCGGCATCATCCACCAGCTGGTCGGCGGCCTGCGCGCCACGATGGGCTACGTGGGCTGCGCGACGATCGAGGAAATGCGCACCAAGCCCAAGTTCGTCACCATCACCGGTGCCGGCCAGCGCGAAAGCCACGTCCACGACGTACAGATCACCAAGGAACCGCCGAACTATCGGATGGGCTGA
- the guaA gene encoding glutamine-hydrolyzing GMP synthase yields the protein MSDLHNDKILILDFGAQYTQLIARRIRELGVYCEIWAWDHDPAEIAGFGAKGIILSGGPESTTLPGAPVAPQEVFDSGLPVFGICYGMQTLAAQLGGATEAADQREFGHAEVDVVAPDALFSGLSDHPGAARLNVWMSHGDHVSKVPPGFTITAVTDRIPVAAMANEAKRWYGVQFHPEVTHTLQGQTLLRRFVVDVCGCETLWTAANIIDDQIARVRAQVGDDEVILGLSGGVDSSVVAALLHKAIGDKLTCVFVDTGLLRWQEGDQVMAMFAEHMGVKVIRVNAAERYFSALAGVSDPEAKRKIIGNLFVEIFDEESNKLANAKWLAQGTIYPDVIESAGSKTGKAHVIKSHHNVGGLPEHMKLGLVEPLRELFKDEVRRLGVELGLPRTMVYRHPFPGPGLGVRILGEVKREYAELLAKADAIFIEELRKADLYDKTSQAFAVFLPVKSVGVVGDARAYEWVIALRAVETIDFMTAHWAHLPYDFLGTVSNRIINELRGVSRVVYDISGKPPATIEWE from the coding sequence ATGTCCGACCTGCATAACGACAAGATCCTGATCCTCGATTTCGGCGCGCAGTACACGCAGCTGATCGCGCGGCGCATCCGCGAGCTGGGGGTCTATTGCGAGATCTGGGCCTGGGACCACGACCCGGCCGAGATCGCCGGCTTCGGCGCCAAGGGCATCATCCTGTCCGGCGGCCCCGAGTCGACCACGCTGCCGGGTGCGCCGGTCGCGCCGCAGGAAGTGTTCGACAGCGGCCTGCCGGTGTTCGGCATCTGCTACGGCATGCAGACCCTGGCCGCGCAGCTGGGCGGCGCCACCGAAGCGGCCGACCAGCGCGAATTCGGCCATGCCGAAGTGGACGTGGTCGCGCCCGATGCGCTGTTCTCCGGCCTCAGCGACCATCCCGGCGCCGCGCGCCTGAACGTGTGGATGAGCCACGGCGACCATGTCTCCAAGGTGCCGCCCGGCTTCACCATCACCGCCGTCACCGACCGCATCCCGGTCGCGGCGATGGCCAACGAGGCCAAGCGCTGGTACGGCGTGCAGTTCCATCCGGAAGTGACCCACACGCTGCAGGGACAGACCCTGCTGCGGCGCTTCGTGGTCGACGTCTGCGGCTGCGAGACCCTGTGGACCGCGGCCAACATCATCGACGACCAGATCGCGCGGGTGCGCGCGCAGGTCGGCGACGACGAGGTGATCCTGGGCCTGTCCGGCGGCGTGGATTCGTCGGTGGTCGCCGCGCTGCTGCACAAGGCGATCGGCGACAAGCTGACCTGCGTGTTCGTCGACACCGGCCTGCTGCGCTGGCAGGAGGGCGACCAGGTGATGGCGATGTTCGCCGAGCACATGGGCGTCAAGGTGATCCGGGTCAACGCGGCCGAGCGCTACTTCAGCGCATTGGCCGGCGTCAGCGATCCGGAGGCCAAGCGCAAGATCATCGGCAACCTGTTCGTGGAGATCTTCGACGAGGAATCCAACAAGCTGGCCAACGCCAAGTGGCTGGCGCAGGGCACGATCTATCCGGACGTGATCGAATCGGCCGGCAGCAAGACCGGCAAGGCGCACGTGATCAAGAGCCACCACAACGTCGGCGGCCTGCCCGAGCACATGAAGCTGGGCCTGGTCGAGCCGTTGCGCGAGCTGTTCAAGGACGAAGTGCGGCGCCTGGGCGTGGAATTGGGCCTGCCGCGCACGATGGTCTACCGCCACCCGTTCCCCGGTCCCGGCCTGGGCGTGCGCATTCTCGGCGAAGTGAAGCGCGAGTACGCCGAGCTGCTGGCCAAGGCCGATGCGATCTTCATCGAAGAGCTGCGCAAGGCCGACCTGTACGACAAGACCAGCCAGGCGTTCGCGGTGTTCCTGCCGGTGAAGTCGGTGGGCGTGGTCGGCGACGCGCGCGCCTACGAGTGGGTGATCGCGCTGCGCGCGGTGGAGACCATCGACTTCATGACCGCGCACTGGGCGCACCTGCCGTACGACTTCCTCGGCACGGTGTCCAACCGCATCATCAACGAACTGCGCGGCGTCTCGCGCGTGGTCTACGACATCTCCGGCAAGCCGCCGGCGACGATCGAGTGGGAGTGA